The DNA sequence CCGCATGACCATTGCCCGAGACCACAACCGGTGGTAAGTTCGCCGGAGCCGACACCCCACTGTCGACGCCGGACTCCTGGCTCTTACGCCGGCGGGCCTGCCGCGGCGTGTCCGCCGGGACGATCGGCCGGCCGTCGCCGCTAAGCACTCGGCTGACGCCTTGTGACTCGATCGGCTTCGCCTCGACCGGCTTATCCTCAGGCGCGTAGCGGAAGATCATTCCCTCGTAGTTCCGCAGGATCACGGCGTCGTCGGAGGCCGAAAGCACATAGTTGGGCATGACCGGAATCTTGCCAGCGCCGTGCAGGCCATCGACGACATACGTCGGCACTCCCAATCCGGAGACATGCCCGCGCAGGCCTTCGATGATCTCGATCCCTTTCCAGATCGACGTTCGGAAGTGGCCGGCGCCCGTGACCGGATCGCAATGGAAAAGATAGTACGGCCGAACCTTGATCCGCAGCAGGCCGCGAACCAATTGCCGCATCGTCTCGACCGAATCGTTCACCCCTTTCATCAACACGGCGTGGTTGCTGACCGGCATTCCGGCGTTGACCAGATTGCGGCAAGCGCGCGTCGCCTCGGGAGTGATCTCGGTCGGATGGTTGAAATGGGTTTGAATCCAGATTTTGCCCGCCTCGGCCAAGAGATCGACCAGTTCCGGATCGAAGAGCCGCTGCGGCAGCGTTACCGGCACCCGAGTGCCGATGCGGACGACGTCCACGTGGTCGATCGCGGCCAATTGCGTGACAAACCAGCGAAGCTTAGTCACGGGCAGCGTTAGCGGATCGCCGCCAGAAACGATCACATCGCGAATCGCCGTCGTGCCGCGAACATATTCGATCATCCGCTCTTCGTCGCGACTGGGGGCATCCCATCCTTCTCGGTCCATCGTGACGCGCTTCCGCGTGCAGAACCGGCAATACATGCTGCACACCGGAGTGGTGATCAGCAGGGCCCGGTCGGGATAGCGATGCGTCACGCCGGGGACGGGAGAATCCTTGTCTTCCTCGAGCGGATCGTCGAATTCGACCCCTGAGACATTCACTTCCTCGCGCGACGACGGGACCGATTGCAGGCGGATGGGATCATCCGGATCGAGTGGATCGATCAGGGAGAAGTAGTAAGGGGGAATCGCCGTGCGAAACTTCGATTCCAGCCTTTCCAAGGCGGCAATCTCCGCCGGTGGAAAAGAGAGTAATTCGGCCAATTGGGCCGTCGTCCGCACGGCGTGCTGACGCTGCCAACGCCAGTCTTCCCACAGATCGTCTGGAACATCTTTCCAGAACGAATGCCGCAATCCAGCGAGGTGTTGTCCTCGAAGCGGCGGCCTGACGGCTATGAGCTTCGCACTCATTCCTGCGAGCACCGTACTCGTTCTCGCGAGCGTCGTACTCGGAGGCTCGGAATCCTTCGTCCCGGAATCCTGAGAGAATCTGGTACTCGGAGGCTCCTCGGCTTCGCAAGAGATCGCACCATTGGTCGAGACGGCGATTTGCGAGGCCACGGCTGAACCAGCGTCTTGTTCGTTCATTTTAAGCGGGCGAAAGCCTCCTCCGTTAAGGAATCAAAGCCTCGATTGACACTCAATTGAGGCCGGTCGAGTGACCCAGCGCGCTGTATACCATCCGACGAAAAAAACTACAAGTGGATTTGCCAAAAAGTAATCGAACTTCGTTCCGACAGACTTGAGGCCGATTCCGGATTGGGCCAATAACGGTGCAAAAACAGACCACGTTGCGGCGAATCCCACCGCAGTCACGAGTCGCGAATCGAATCGCCGCGCTTTGCCGAAGCATCTGGCTGACATCAACGGGATGTCCGGGCGCTATCGCCCTCGGCCGCAATTGCGCCGGGGCCGGCGGCCCGATGGACCGGCAAAGTGAAGCAAAATTGCTTGACTTCGGCGGAACCGGCGGTTAGTCTCGCCGTTGAGGGAAGCAGTTTGAATTTCCGCTAGATCGGGCCACTCTCCAATCGGACGGTTGATCGAACCGAGCGACCGCTAGTGATCCAAGAATCGAAATAGTTGAGGAGATGCCAATGAACCGCCAACAAATCTCGCTGCGGTTGCTCGCGCTGGTCGCTTGCCTCTGCTTCGCCCGCGGCGCGCAAGCGGCCGTACTTACCGCCTACGGCGTTGATTCTTCGCTCGGCGGATTTATGAACTTCACGCAGTTTACCGTGGATTACAACGGCGGAATGGTCAATCTGACGGCCAAGAATACTTCCGCCACGACCACTTACCATCAGGTCGGACTGCCGCTGGAGTTCTTCTATCCAGCAAACTCATCGGGAGTGCCGACCGGCAATGGATTCAACTATCTGGGTGCCGGCGCGTGGCGCAACGCAGGCGGCACGCAGGAGCTGGATTTCACGGGAGTGAACCCGCCACCGACATTTATCTTCCAGCCGTTGCTGCCAGCACTGATCCATGTACCCCTGACTGATTCGGTCTCGGCTCCGGGAGGTCCGTATACGGCGTCGGTGGCGACGACTGATTCGGTCCCACTGATCCAACTCGGCGATTTCGCGCCGGGCCAATTAAAAAGCTTCACCGTGACGTTCACGGAGCCAATCGGAGGCTCGCCGCCCTTCCATTTTTTCTCCGACGCCTTCTTTGTCGCCGTTCCCGAGCCGGGCACCCTTCTGCTGGCGGCCACGGCTGGAGCAGCGTTGCTTTTCGCATGGCGACGACGGAGAGCCTCGGCGTCCGCGCAGCCGGCGGTTTAGTCGCGGCAATCAATTCAACTTGATTCGCAATTCCGAGTGCGCCTTATGTGGCCTGTCCGGTTCGGCTGGCGAGGCGAGTTCAAGGCTCTCAACCATAGTTGCGTCGGCGTCGGCGAAACGATCGACCAGGCTCGATTCCAGCGTGTAGGTGAGTGCCACGCGACGGCCCTCGGCGTCGATCGCCAAATAGTAGCGCCATTGAATCGGCAGCTCCGAAACGGTCCCTTCAGCGACAACCTTCAGGAGCTTCAGCCCAGCGGCCGTTTTGTGTTCGGAAGCCGAATCGAAACGGCCGAAGCTCTTGCCGAGCGCCTGCTGCACGTCGGACTGGAATTCCTCCAAGCCAAACTCCGCGCCCGCCGAGAGTTGAGGTAGCGGCGAAATGTTGCATTGGGCGACCAACTCGCCCCGGTCCAATAGCCGCAGCACAGTCAATGACGTGTCGTCGCGGGTTACGTGCCAGCGGCGGTCGTAGAGCATTTGGAATGCTCCAGCCGGAGATCGCAATACCAGCGGCGGGACCATTGCACTGGAGTCATTCGGGATCGACTTGACGATCTCGCTCGTCAATTGGTCGGAACCGGCCAGCGGGGCGATTTCCACCTGTACATTAGCAATGACGTCGAAGGCGGGGGAAACATAGCCCGCCGACCGTCTCTCTTCGATACGGAGTTGT is a window from the Pirellulales bacterium genome containing:
- a CDS encoding KamA family radical SAM protein; amino-acid sequence: MSAKLIAVRPPLRGQHLAGLRHSFWKDVPDDLWEDWRWQRQHAVRTTAQLAELLSFPPAEIAALERLESKFRTAIPPYYFSLIDPLDPDDPIRLQSVPSSREEVNVSGVEFDDPLEEDKDSPVPGVTHRYPDRALLITTPVCSMYCRFCTRKRVTMDREGWDAPSRDEERMIEYVRGTTAIRDVIVSGGDPLTLPVTKLRWFVTQLAAIDHVDVVRIGTRVPVTLPQRLFDPELVDLLAEAGKIWIQTHFNHPTEITPEATRACRNLVNAGMPVSNHAVLMKGVNDSVETMRQLVRGLLRIKVRPYYLFHCDPVTGAGHFRTSIWKGIEIIEGLRGHVSGLGVPTYVVDGLHGAGKIPVMPNYVLSASDDAVILRNYEGMIFRYAPEDKPVEAKPIESQGVSRVLSGDGRPIVPADTPRQARRRKSQESGVDSGVSAPANLPPVVVSGNGHAASDLPRNGKKIVGKPANAKPVNGKPINGKSDGKSVGDGAAARIVAALKIIDGVPIHSDHEIRGPANGNGHGKDNGHGSIIAKRRNGASNGKNGSNGNSAARPAKPIVHSEAPLLKNDLRSRPPRRSETTARKANGKASKKA
- a CDS encoding PEP-CTERM sorting domain-containing protein; the protein is MNRQQISLRLLALVACLCFARGAQAAVLTAYGVDSSLGGFMNFTQFTVDYNGGMVNLTAKNTSATTTYHQVGLPLEFFYPANSSGVPTGNGFNYLGAGAWRNAGGTQELDFTGVNPPPTFIFQPLLPALIHVPLTDSVSAPGGPYTASVATTDSVPLIQLGDFAPGQLKSFTVTFTEPIGGSPPFHFFSDAFFVAVPEPGTLLLAATAGAALLFAWRRRRASASAQPAV